A region from the Sutcliffiella horikoshii genome encodes:
- a CDS encoding ABC transporter ATP-binding protein, which yields MTNAIIQFKGVRKQFDNDPAVLNDVSFEIERGKFYTLLGPSGCGKTTILRLIAGFTEATAGDIYFNGEKINDVPANKRQVNTVFQDYALFPHLNVFENVAFGLKIKKMKKADIEKKVTEALSFVNLKGFESREIREMSGGQRQRVAIARAIVNEPEVILLDEPLSALDLKLRTEMQYELRELQQRLGITFIFVTHDQEEALAMSDEIFVLNEGQIIQSGTPTDIYDEPINRFVADFIGESNIVEGRMIKDFLVEFAGKQFECVDKGLKDDEKVDIVIRPEDLAITTPAEGKLQVRVDSQLFRGVHYEISSYDQEGNEWLVHSTKKASVGDQIGLYFDPEAIHVMRLGESEEDFDRRLEGYSHTSGASHGK from the coding sequence ATGACTAACGCAATTATTCAGTTTAAAGGTGTTCGCAAGCAGTTTGATAATGATCCTGCTGTGCTTAATGATGTTAGTTTTGAAATAGAACGCGGGAAGTTTTATACCCTGCTTGGCCCGTCCGGTTGCGGGAAGACAACAATCCTTCGCCTGATTGCCGGCTTTACGGAGGCAACTGCGGGGGACATTTATTTTAACGGGGAAAAAATCAATGATGTACCTGCCAACAAACGTCAGGTGAATACGGTTTTTCAAGATTATGCTCTTTTTCCTCACTTAAATGTATTTGAGAATGTCGCTTTTGGACTGAAGATTAAAAAGATGAAAAAGGCTGATATTGAAAAGAAAGTGACGGAAGCACTTAGTTTCGTTAACCTTAAAGGCTTTGAATCTCGTGAAATCAGGGAGATGTCCGGGGGTCAGCGCCAACGTGTCGCGATTGCGCGTGCCATCGTTAATGAACCGGAAGTTATTTTGCTAGATGAACCACTATCGGCACTAGACCTAAAACTGCGCACGGAAATGCAGTATGAATTAAGAGAGCTTCAACAGCGTCTTGGCATCACCTTTATTTTTGTCACCCATGATCAGGAAGAAGCTCTTGCGATGTCAGACGAGATCTTCGTCCTTAATGAAGGACAAATCATCCAAAGCGGTACGCCAACAGATATTTATGATGAGCCGATCAACCGATTTGTTGCAGATTTTATCGGGGAATCCAATATTGTAGAAGGCCGAATGATCAAGGATTTCCTTGTGGAATTTGCCGGCAAGCAATTTGAATGTGTGGACAAGGGATTAAAAGACGACGAAAAGGTGGACATTGTTATCCGACCAGAGGATTTGGCTATCACGACACCAGCAGAAGGAAAGCTTCAAGTGCGCGTGGACTCCCAACTGTTCCGTGGCGTGCATTATGAAATAAGCAGTTATGACCAAGAAGGAAACGAGTGGCTTGTTCATTCTACGAAGAAGGCTTCTGTCGGGGATCAAATTGGATTGTATTTTGATCCGGAAGCGATTCATGTTATGCGTCTTGGAGAATCGGAAGAAGATTTCGACAGACGTCTAGAGGGCTATTCCCATACAAGCGGAGCGAGCCATGGAAAATAG
- a CDS encoding ABC transporter permease, protein MENRLTKNLYFIPYALWIALFVIAPILLVLYYSFFNIEGNLSLENYQKFFTPVYLKMTLSSFWYAFLITAITLLVAYPTALLLTKTRHKYLWLLLLIVPSWINLLLKAYAFLGIFGTYGMANSFLEVIGIGSQQILFTDFSFVFVSVYIFIPFMILPIFNALNELNPTLIDAANDLGASRLTTFWRVTLPLTLDGVKVGCQIVFIPALSLFMLTRLIAGNRVITLGTAIEQHFLVTQDWGMGSTIAVFLIIIMFLFMKLTSSRKRGI, encoded by the coding sequence ATGGAAAATAGATTAACGAAAAATCTTTACTTTATCCCTTATGCTCTTTGGATTGCGCTATTTGTCATCGCGCCGATATTATTGGTTCTCTATTATTCTTTTTTCAATATTGAAGGGAACTTATCATTAGAAAATTATCAGAAGTTCTTTACTCCCGTCTATTTAAAAATGACGCTGAGTTCGTTTTGGTATGCATTCCTCATAACAGCCATCACACTCCTGGTTGCTTATCCGACGGCATTATTGTTAACGAAAACCCGTCATAAATATTTGTGGCTGTTATTACTTATTGTTCCTTCTTGGATCAATTTGCTCTTGAAAGCTTATGCCTTCCTCGGTATCTTCGGTACTTACGGAATGGCAAACAGCTTCCTTGAGGTAATTGGGATCGGCTCACAACAGATATTATTTACAGACTTTAGTTTTGTGTTCGTATCCGTTTATATTTTTATTCCGTTTATGATTTTGCCGATCTTTAATGCATTGAATGAGCTGAACCCGACACTGATTGATGCAGCCAATGACCTTGGTGCCTCCCGCCTTACAACGTTTTGGAGGGTCACATTGCCGCTTACTTTGGACGGAGTAAAGGTCGGATGTCAGATTGTGTTCATCCCGGCATTATCTCTGTTCATGCTAACAAGATTGATAGCTGGTAACCGGGTCATCACCCTTGGAACAGCGATAGAGCAACATTTCCTTGTCACTCAAGACTGGGGAATGGGTTCGACCATTGCCGTATTTTTAATTATCATCATGTTCCTTTTCATGAAATTGACAAGCAGCAGAAAGCGAGGAATCTAA
- a CDS encoding ABC transporter permease yields the protein MGNRKTSPLSTLFLVFIFAILYLPIFFLVFYSFNSGGTMYDFESFTLDWYKELFADTRLLIIVLNTLLIALLSALISTVIGVMGAIAIYSFKNRKTKSTLLSLNNVLIVSPDVIIGASFLILFTMAGIKLGMFSVLLSHIAFCVPIVVLMVLPKLLEMSPTLIDAAHDLGASRWDVMRKVVLPYITPGIFAGFFMALTYSLDDFAVTFFVTGNGFTTLSVEIYSLARRGIALNINALSTLLFLFTIVLVIVYYFITVRNKPTGMGVRR from the coding sequence ATGGGTAATAGAAAAACATCTCCGTTATCGACGTTATTTCTCGTCTTTATTTTTGCGATTCTTTATCTACCTATTTTCTTCCTCGTGTTTTACTCGTTTAACAGTGGAGGAACGATGTATGACTTCGAAAGCTTTACGTTGGACTGGTATAAGGAGCTGTTCGCTGACACGCGACTGCTTATTATCGTATTGAACACCCTATTGATTGCTTTACTTTCCGCTTTGATCTCGACCGTTATCGGGGTGATGGGAGCAATCGCCATTTATTCTTTTAAAAACAGGAAAACAAAAAGCACATTATTATCCTTAAATAACGTATTAATTGTCAGTCCTGACGTTATTATCGGTGCTTCCTTCCTTATTCTATTTACGATGGCTGGAATCAAGCTTGGCATGTTCTCTGTCCTGCTATCCCATATTGCCTTTTGCGTACCTATTGTTGTATTGATGGTATTGCCAAAGCTTTTGGAAATGAGCCCTACCTTGATTGATGCGGCCCATGATTTGGGAGCAAGTCGCTGGGATGTAATGAGAAAGGTTGTTCTGCCATATATCACACCAGGCATATTTGCAGGATTCTTTATGGCGCTGACCTATTCCTTGGATGATTTCGCGGTTACATTCTTTGTGACAGGAAACGGATTCACCACCCTTTCTGTGGAAATTTACTCTCTTGCGCGCCGTGGAATAGCACTGAACATCAACGCACTTTCCACGTTACTGTTCCTGTTCACCATTGTCCTTGTGATTGTTTACTACTTCATCACTGTTCGTAATAAGCCTACTGGAATGGGGGTTAGACGATGA
- a CDS encoding ABC transporter substrate-binding protein: MKKLVQFTVAVVLVSAVLWYAIIELNSAQGYSGGNTLTIYNWGDYINMDVVKQFEEETGVKVIYETFDSNEAMKTKIEQGGTTYDIAVPSEYMIDKMIQEDLLIPLDHSKLPNLGNIDERFMDLPFDPENKYSVPYFWGTVGIVYNPSMLDGMEITSWNDLWDEDLKNEILLIDGAREVMGMALNSLGYSLNDTDKDHLLEAKRKLDTLTPNIKAIVGDENRMLIENEEAAIGLVWSGVAAELMWENEDLEYVVPIEGSNLWFDNMVIPKTAKNVEAAHQFINFMLEAEVAAENTEYVSYSTPNKAAMPLLDEELTGDERFYPPPELTEKLEVYENLGKRNLAYYNELFLEFKMHGK; encoded by the coding sequence ATGAAGAAGCTTGTACAGTTTACTGTCGCGGTTGTTTTGGTGTCAGCTGTTCTTTGGTACGCCATTATCGAATTGAATTCCGCGCAAGGATACTCTGGCGGAAACACATTGACCATATACAACTGGGGTGACTATATCAACATGGATGTGGTCAAGCAGTTTGAAGAGGAAACCGGTGTAAAGGTCATCTATGAAACATTTGACTCGAACGAAGCGATGAAAACAAAAATAGAACAAGGTGGAACCACGTATGATATTGCGGTTCCATCTGAGTATATGATTGATAAAATGATTCAAGAAGATCTCCTTATCCCGCTAGATCATTCTAAGCTTCCGAACCTTGGGAACATCGACGAACGCTTCATGGATCTTCCCTTTGATCCGGAAAATAAATACTCTGTTCCTTACTTCTGGGGAACGGTTGGGATTGTGTACAATCCTTCTATGTTAGATGGAATGGAAATCACAAGCTGGAATGACCTTTGGGATGAAGATTTGAAAAATGAGATACTCTTGATAGACGGTGCCCGTGAAGTGATGGGGATGGCTCTTAACAGTTTAGGCTATTCTTTAAATGATACGGATAAAGACCACCTGCTTGAAGCAAAAAGAAAGTTAGATACACTTACTCCGAATATCAAAGCGATTGTCGGGGATGAGAACCGCATGCTGATTGAAAATGAAGAAGCAGCAATCGGACTTGTTTGGTCCGGGGTTGCTGCTGAGTTGATGTGGGAAAACGAAGACCTTGAATATGTGGTTCCGATTGAAGGGTCTAACCTTTGGTTTGACAATATGGTCATCCCGAAGACGGCCAAGAATGTGGAAGCTGCACATCAGTTTATCAACTTTATGTTAGAGGCGGAAGTAGCAGCGGAAAACACGGAATATGTGAGTTACTCTACACCAAACAAGGCCGCAATGCCGCTTCTAGATGAAGAACTGACAGGTGACGAACGTTTCTATCCGCCACCAGAGTTGACAGAGAAGCTTGAGGTGTACGAAAACCTCGGAAAAAGAAACCTGGCTTATTATAATGAACTGTTTTTAGAGTTTAAGATGCATGGTAAATAA
- a CDS encoding response regulator transcription factor: MFRIFIIEDDKTLFSEMEERLTQWTYDVHGVTDFNAVLQDFTNIKPDLVIIDIQLPKYDGFHWCRMIRNHSKVPIIFLSSRDHPMDMVMSMQLGADDFVQKPFHFDVLIAKIQATLRRVYQYSAEPVNLKTWAGATIDFEKNTVSNHNGTIELTKNELFILRSLVEHKNKIVSRDELINRLWDDKRFVSDNTLTVNVNRLRKHLEQLGLGKYIETKVGQGYMALEEDSIHD, encoded by the coding sequence TTGTTCAGAATTTTTATTATAGAAGACGATAAAACCTTATTTTCAGAAATGGAGGAGCGATTGACGCAGTGGACCTATGATGTTCATGGAGTGACTGATTTCAATGCGGTACTTCAAGATTTCACAAATATTAAGCCTGACCTTGTGATTATAGATATTCAGTTGCCAAAGTACGATGGCTTCCATTGGTGCCGGATGATCCGTAATCATTCAAAGGTGCCGATCATCTTTCTTTCATCAAGAGACCATCCGATGGATATGGTTATGTCCATGCAGCTTGGTGCCGATGACTTTGTGCAAAAGCCCTTCCATTTTGATGTACTCATCGCCAAAATCCAAGCAACGCTCAGACGGGTCTATCAATATAGTGCCGAGCCAGTTAACTTAAAAACGTGGGCCGGGGCAACGATTGATTTTGAGAAAAACACCGTGTCTAATCATAATGGAACGATTGAGTTGACGAAAAATGAACTCTTTATCCTCCGCTCACTTGTTGAACACAAAAACAAGATTGTCAGCCGGGATGAATTGATTAATAGGTTGTGGGATGATAAGCGGTTTGTGAGCGATAATACGTTAACCGTGAATGTGAATCGGCTTCGTAAGCATTTGGAGCAATTAGGACTTGGTAAATACATTGAAACAAAGGTCGGCCAAGGGTATATGGCTCTTGAAGAGGATTCAATCCATGATTAA
- a CDS encoding sensor histidine kinase — translation MIKTYLREKQSWIVFFISIQLLLLFIAYLDASISLTAIFYFNFLSTLFLIIFLLFRYQKEAAFYKELKELDPAMDLSELTEAKSSFEKIVHKSLTEFTYHQKQQLSRHTLELDQEKEDLLAWIHEVKTPLTAMKLMIDRLEDPKLKKQITFEWLRIHLLLDQQLHSRRISSMENDLFVEKADLETIIFDEIKTLQSWCIQKGIGFEVELSEQFVWSDSKWLSFIIRQLLTNAVKYSESGDINIKSYVKDGLIKLSITDHGIGINSRDLPRIYDKGFTSTANHHNQAATGMGLYLAKRAAEALSITITVESKQSKGSTFTLTFSKTNQFTNVWSM, via the coding sequence ATGATTAAGACCTATTTGAGAGAAAAACAAAGTTGGATCGTGTTTTTTATCTCCATACAGCTCTTACTTCTTTTTATAGCCTATTTAGATGCGTCCATCAGCTTGACGGCTATCTTTTATTTCAACTTCCTTTCTACCCTCTTTCTAATAATTTTCCTTTTATTTCGCTATCAAAAAGAGGCGGCATTTTACAAGGAGTTAAAGGAATTAGATCCTGCGATGGATCTTTCAGAACTAACAGAAGCAAAGAGCTCGTTTGAAAAGATTGTCCACAAGTCTTTGACAGAATTCACCTATCATCAGAAGCAACAACTTTCCCGGCATACTTTGGAGCTCGATCAGGAAAAAGAAGATTTGTTGGCCTGGATTCATGAGGTGAAAACTCCGTTGACCGCAATGAAGCTGATGATTGATAGACTCGAGGATCCTAAGTTGAAAAAACAAATAACTTTTGAATGGCTGCGTATTCACTTGCTTTTAGACCAGCAGCTCCATTCTCGCAGGATTTCATCAATGGAAAATGATTTATTCGTCGAAAAAGCAGACTTGGAGACAATTATCTTTGATGAAATTAAAACCTTGCAATCATGGTGCATCCAAAAGGGAATTGGTTTTGAAGTAGAACTGAGCGAGCAGTTTGTATGGAGTGACAGCAAGTGGCTTTCGTTTATCATCCGCCAATTACTTACAAATGCAGTTAAGTATAGTGAATCCGGAGACATCAACATAAAAAGCTATGTTAAAGATGGTTTGATAAAATTATCGATTACAGATCATGGAATAGGTATAAACAGCAGGGATTTGCCCAGAATTTATGACAAAGGATTCACATCGACTGCTAACCATCATAACCAAGCAGCAACAGGAATGGGCTTATATTTAGCAAAAAGGGCAGCAGAAGCACTGTCTATCACCATTACTGTTGAATCGAAGCAATCTAAAGGGTCTACCTTTACCCTAACATTCTCAAAAACCAATCAATTCACAAATGTTTGGAGCATGTGA
- a CDS encoding ABC transporter ATP-binding protein, giving the protein MTILHASNIQKSYGNRFNRQEVLKGIDLTLEEGEFVSIMGASGSGKTTLLNVLSSIDKVSEGNIQINNKEITTLKEKQLAEFRKHHLGFIFQEYNLLDTLTVKENILLPLSVAKVSKKVADEKFQAVADELGIFDIKDKYPNQISGGQKQRTSAARAFIHEPSIIFADEPTGALDSKAASDLLNKLSDLNKKRKATIIMVTHDPVAASYCSRIIFIKDGQVYTQLNRGDETRQNFFKDIMRTQGVLSGVQYEH; this is encoded by the coding sequence ATGACCATCTTACATGCCTCAAATATACAAAAAAGCTACGGTAATCGATTTAACCGACAAGAAGTATTAAAAGGAATTGACTTGACATTAGAAGAAGGCGAGTTCGTGAGTATCATGGGGGCTTCCGGTTCTGGGAAAACCACCCTGCTCAACGTTCTATCATCTATAGATAAAGTTTCAGAAGGCAACATTCAAATCAATAACAAAGAGATCACCACCCTTAAGGAAAAACAGCTGGCAGAGTTCCGCAAGCACCATCTTGGATTCATCTTCCAAGAATATAATCTGCTTGACACCTTGACTGTAAAAGAGAACATATTGTTGCCGCTTTCCGTTGCAAAGGTATCCAAAAAGGTAGCAGACGAGAAGTTTCAGGCAGTAGCGGACGAGCTTGGCATTTTTGATATAAAAGACAAATACCCAAACCAAATATCTGGCGGACAGAAGCAAAGAACCTCTGCAGCCCGTGCCTTCATCCATGAGCCAAGCATCATTTTTGCAGACGAACCAACAGGTGCACTGGATTCCAAGGCCGCTTCTGACTTGTTAAACAAGCTCAGCGACCTTAACAAAAAACGCAAAGCTACCATCATTATGGTGACACACGATCCTGTCGCAGCAAGCTATTGCAGCAGAATCATCTTTATAAAAGACGGGCAAGTCTACACGCAGTTGAATAGAGGGGACGAAACGCGACAGAACTTTTTCAAGGACATCATGCGCACGCAAGGTGTGCTTAGCGGGGTGCAATATGAGCACTAA
- a CDS encoding ABC transporter permease: MSTNQLILRNLRKNLKNYLLYVFALVFTVALYFSFVTLQFDPSMDAAEGSVKGAGAIRAASVLLIAIVSVFLLYANTIFIKRRSKEIGLFQLIGMTKGKIFRILTMENFILYFSSIILGVLAGFSFSKLILLILFKVTGVDSVAELRFSPEALYQTLLVFGCIFVLIMAMNYLFIKKQTILSLFRVLSSSEEMVKRISVWEILIGVAGLGLISSGYYMSSRMFDGDLTSVTMLFLTMIYILGSVIIGTYLFYKGSVRFIFHLIRKKKGGYLSINEVLSLSSIMFRMKSNAFLLTVITTVSALAIGLLSLSYISYYSAEKSAERNVPNDFSIYHPEDADTFKKALADADISYSVKEIEVYQAHVNMEEVLSSDTEGMNVDTASLQTAVIGESSVEGVELSEGEAILSGYSSALSSLITFKESGKIELISQSERIPLDYLELRDEFILSLPFTSGGFPLVVVDDAVMEKLSNDLDQEIQRSSFVYTGIDIPDEQDLEQANSIFTELDLANTGPNESQLLTSNSMKNSMGFVMFIVGFLGLTFLITSGCILYFKQVDESEEERPNYTILRKLGFTQWDLLRGIQAKQLFNFGIPLVVGLLHSYFAVQSGWFFFGTEVWTPMIIVMIIYTGLYSIFGLLSVIYYKRVIKEAL; encoded by the coding sequence ATGAGCACTAATCAATTGATTCTCCGAAATCTGAGAAAAAACCTTAAAAATTATCTACTGTATGTCTTTGCATTGGTGTTTACTGTAGCTCTATATTTTTCATTTGTAACGCTTCAATTCGATCCATCGATGGATGCAGCGGAAGGTTCGGTAAAAGGAGCAGGCGCGATAAGAGCTGCCTCTGTTTTATTGATTGCTATTGTATCTGTCTTTTTGCTCTATGCCAACACGATTTTCATTAAACGTCGCAGCAAGGAGATCGGACTCTTTCAACTGATCGGGATGACAAAAGGGAAGATTTTCCGCATCTTGACCATGGAAAATTTCATCCTTTATTTCTCTTCCATCATACTTGGCGTTTTGGCCGGGTTCTCTTTCTCTAAGCTTATTTTACTGATTTTATTTAAAGTAACAGGTGTCGATTCTGTTGCAGAGTTGCGCTTTTCACCTGAAGCTCTATATCAGACGCTACTGGTGTTTGGTTGCATCTTTGTGCTGATCATGGCGATGAATTATCTTTTTATTAAAAAGCAGACCATCCTCTCCTTGTTTCGCGTCCTTTCTTCCTCGGAAGAAATGGTTAAAAGAATCTCCGTTTGGGAGATCCTTATTGGCGTTGCGGGATTGGGCTTGATCAGCTCTGGATACTACATGTCTTCTAGAATGTTTGACGGAGATTTAACCTCTGTTACCATGCTCTTTCTAACCATGATTTATATCCTTGGCTCCGTAATTATCGGGACCTATTTATTTTATAAAGGCTCTGTTCGATTTATCTTTCATTTAATTCGAAAGAAAAAAGGCGGCTATTTATCTATCAATGAGGTCTTGTCCCTTTCTTCAATCATGTTCCGCATGAAATCGAACGCCTTCTTGTTGACGGTCATTACTACCGTTTCAGCGTTAGCAATCGGACTATTGTCTTTAAGCTATATTTCTTATTATTCTGCAGAAAAATCAGCAGAACGTAATGTACCCAATGATTTCTCCATCTATCATCCCGAAGATGCAGACACTTTCAAAAAAGCGTTGGCAGACGCAGATATTTCCTATTCAGTAAAGGAAATAGAAGTGTACCAGGCTCATGTAAATATGGAAGAGGTTCTAAGTTCTGATACAGAAGGAATGAACGTAGATACCGCTTCTCTTCAAACGGCTGTAATTGGAGAGAGTTCTGTGGAGGGTGTTGAACTTTCGGAAGGAGAAGCGATATTAAGCGGCTACAGTAGTGCTCTTTCTTCCTTAATCACCTTTAAAGAGTCAGGAAAAATCGAACTCATCAGTCAGTCGGAGAGAATTCCGCTGGATTACTTAGAATTAAGGGATGAATTCATTTTATCTCTACCCTTTACATCTGGTGGATTTCCGTTAGTAGTGGTGGATGATGCTGTTATGGAAAAGCTATCAAATGACCTAGACCAAGAAATTCAGCGCTCCTCTTTCGTATATACAGGAATAGATATCCCTGACGAGCAGGATTTAGAACAAGCCAACTCAATTTTCACGGAGCTTGATTTAGCCAACACTGGTCCAAACGAGTCTCAGTTGCTTACAAGCAACAGCATGAAAAACAGTATGGGATTTGTCATGTTTATTGTTGGATTTCTCGGTCTTACCTTCTTAATTACATCCGGTTGTATTCTCTACTTCAAACAGGTGGACGAAAGTGAGGAGGAACGGCCAAACTATACCATTTTACGGAAGCTGGGCTTCACACAATGGGATTTACTCAGAGGCATACAAGCCAAGCAATTATTTAACTTTGGAATTCCGCTTGTTGTCGGTTTGCTTCACAGCTATTTTGCCGTTCAATCCGGTTGGTTCTTTTTCGGAACCGAAGTATGGACACCCATGATTATCGTCATGATTATTTATACAGGGCTTTATTCGATATTCGGATTACTCTCTGTTATCTACTATAAAAGAGTGATCAAAGAAGCACTATAA
- a CDS encoding glycosyltransferase family 2 protein, protein MLPLVSVVIPTYNRLTMLSELMEALVLQTRKDFEVIVVNDGGERVDSLKEYYPELDLTIIDLTENVKHVQARNIGVSFAKGEFIMLIDDDDLIVPTHIETMLEKVKDVDLVYSDVEIVQYTTKNGFREAKTRHLFAYELDLAAMRKFSTFVPSGCLYRSYLHDRIGKFDQDMKNYWDWDFFLRVSERFTVARSEVAGVLYDFSEENSNQSKDFNSMRSYLDRLSEKHKLGDLPTKNFWLLLEEPEVKKREAPSKVVWNGMPLISRLQDLGRLEEA, encoded by the coding sequence TTGTTGCCACTAGTATCTGTTGTCATCCCCACCTATAACCGATTAACCATGCTGTCAGAGTTGATGGAAGCCCTCGTTTTGCAAACAAGGAAAGATTTTGAGGTTATCGTTGTCAATGATGGAGGGGAAAGAGTGGATAGTTTAAAAGAATACTACCCGGAATTAGATCTTACCATCATAGATTTGACGGAGAATGTAAAGCATGTTCAAGCAAGGAATATTGGCGTTTCGTTCGCAAAAGGGGAATTTATCATGCTCATTGATGATGACGACCTGATTGTCCCGACCCATATAGAAACGATGTTAGAAAAGGTAAAAGACGTAGATTTAGTCTATTCAGATGTGGAAATTGTTCAATATACAACAAAGAATGGCTTTCGAGAGGCAAAAACGAGGCATCTGTTCGCCTACGAGCTTGATTTAGCTGCGATGCGAAAGTTTTCTACGTTTGTCCCATCGGGCTGTCTATATAGAAGCTATCTACATGATCGAATCGGAAAGTTTGATCAGGATATGAAAAATTATTGGGATTGGGACTTTTTCTTGAGGGTATCTGAAAGGTTCACAGTTGCTAGATCAGAAGTGGCAGGCGTACTCTATGACTTTTCCGAAGAAAATAGTAACCAGTCCAAGGATTTTAATAGCATGAGGTCCTATTTAGACCGTTTGTCAGAAAAACATAAATTAGGAGACCTGCCAACGAAAAATTTCTGGCTGCTGCTAGAAGAACCAGAAGTGAAAAAGAGGGAGGCGCCAAGCAAGGTTGTTTGGAACGGGATGCCGTTGATCTCTAGGCTGCAGGATTTAGGAAGGCTTGAAGAGGCATAA
- a CDS encoding ABC transporter ATP-binding protein, which yields MVRLYTKDLNIGYGERLIIKDLSIEIPDKQITTIIGSNGCGKSTLLKAITRIISHQSGTILLDGQEIAKENTKSLAKKMAILPQTPESVSGLTVGELVSYGRFPYQKGFGRLTKKDYEVIDWALEVTGTTEFKYRPVDALSGGQRQRVWIAMALAQETEIIFLDEPTTYLDMAHQLEVLELLQKLNREQERTIIMVLHDLNQAARFADYLIALKDGNIVMAGDCEEVITPEVLRSVFQIDAEIGRDPRTNKPMCLTYNLLKGDNQDEKINDSIRIPAIAGR from the coding sequence ATGGTTCGCCTATATACAAAAGACCTGAACATTGGCTATGGTGAACGCTTAATCATAAAGGACTTATCCATTGAAATTCCAGATAAACAGATTACGACGATTATTGGCTCTAACGGTTGCGGAAAATCCACGCTATTAAAAGCCATCACCAGAATCATCTCCCACCAATCTGGAACTATCCTGCTAGATGGACAAGAGATTGCCAAAGAAAATACAAAATCACTGGCGAAAAAAATGGCGATTCTGCCTCAAACGCCTGAAAGTGTAAGCGGATTAACTGTCGGCGAGCTGGTATCCTACGGCCGTTTTCCTTATCAGAAAGGCTTCGGACGATTGACCAAAAAGGATTATGAAGTCATAGACTGGGCACTTGAAGTGACGGGGACAACGGAATTTAAATACCGCCCGGTTGACGCACTATCCGGCGGTCAACGCCAACGCGTTTGGATTGCGATGGCTTTGGCACAAGAAACAGAAATCATCTTTCTTGATGAACCTACCACCTACTTGGACATGGCTCACCAGTTGGAAGTGCTCGAGCTTCTGCAAAAGCTTAATAGAGAGCAGGAACGCACCATCATCATGGTTTTGCACGATTTAAATCAAGCAGCAAGATTTGCCGATTATCTTATTGCTTTAAAGGACGGCAATATTGTGATGGCAGGGGATTGTGAGGAAGTCATCACACCTGAAGTTTTAAGAAGCGTATTTCAAATCGACGCCGAAATCGGCCGAGATCCACGAACAAACAAGCCAATGTGCTTAACCTACAACTTACTTAAAGGAGACAACCAAGATGAAAAAATTAATGATTCCATTCGTATTCCTGCTATTGCTGGTCGTTAG